The nucleotide sequence GAGCACGGTATGACCCTGATCTGCAAAGATCGTCAGGAAGTTCACCTGCCTGCCCGAGCCCGGGAAGTGTTCGATGTGACCGGTGCTGGCGACACGGTTATTTCTACTCTGGCGGCAGCGCTGGCAGCGGGTTCCGAGCTGCCTCAGGCTGCGGCCATTGCCAACATTGCGGCAGGCATTGTGGTGGGCAAACTCGGTACGGCCACCATCAGCATGCCCGAGCTGCGTCGTGAAGTGAACCGGGAGTTAGGTGCAGAACGCGGCATTGTCACCACAGACCAGCTGATGATTGCCATTGAAGATGCCCGCGCCCACGGTGAAAAAATCGTCTTTACCAATGGTTGTTTCGATATCATCCATGCCGGACATGTGGGTTATCTGGAACAGGCACGCAAGCAGGGTGACCGTCTGGTGCTGGCCATCAACAGTGATGACTCTGTTAAGCGTCTGAAAGGCGAAGGGCGTCCAATTAATACCGAAGATCGTCGTATGGCGGTGCTGGCAGGCCTCGAAGCGGTAGACTGGGTCGTTAGTTTCAATGAAGACACTCCGGAAAACCTGCTGCGCATAGTCAAACCCGATGTACTGGTAAAAGGTGGAGACTACAGCATTGACGAAGTGGTCGGCGCAGACATCGTTTATGAATACGGCGGCGATGTAAAAGTGCTGGCGTTTCTGGATAACTGTTCAACAACCGCTATTGTTGAAAAAATCCGTACGGATCAGTCAGTAGAAGAAACGGCATAAACTGATAGCGGGAAGATAACGGATCTTCCCGCTACTCGAAAGCAGAACGGTTCTCACTGCCCGGGGGGCAATCACAACCCTCTTCTCTTGTTTCCCGGTGATCATTACCCATTGTTTCTAAAGGTATATCTCCCAAGACAACCTCACCGGCAGGCACAAGGCTCAACCTTTGGGCTGGAACAAACGCTACTGCAGAGTCCTGCCGCTGAGCAGATATGAATACAGGATGCCACTCCCTTGCCCAGGTCATGAAGCTGGTCGATAAGTTTATGTTTTGAACCAGCTGACGCGTACCTCTTTTTTGATCAATGTCGTTTATATAGCTCACCAGCATAAAGTTTATTCGGGTGCGTGCTTCGTCTCGTTCATCTTCTATGTTGATAAATCTGAGTTCCAGAGATAAATCTGAGGCAGCAATACGATTTCTGAGCATCTCAAAATCTCTGATCATCTTAATTATCCAGTAAGGCCCTCTATTAGGGCGAAAGAGTGCAGAGCTGATTAAAAAGTACCGAGGGGTGGTGCAGTTTTGCCTGTCGAAATTGGCGTTCCTGTATACTGTTGCAAGATTATGACTGAGCAGAATCTCGATTATCTGCCAATACTCACCGGACAAATAACCGGAGTATTCGTCACTTGGCCGCTGCGTGCTTCTTGTTGCTCTATTTGATTCAACATCCTCAGAAACACTATCGATCCTCCGACTTATGATTTGATTCGAGAAAAGACGCACAGTACCAGCATCGTATGACATTCTTACATTTTCATGTACAAGATCATTCAGGTTTATATAAACTCCCTGAGAATAACCAACCTGAAAAACCAGAGTGTTACAGCCGTTCCAGCCTGCCTCTAAAAATCGGGTAAGAAGAATTTGCAGTCTGCCCCTTCTGTAACTGTTGCTGTCTGAATAACGCTGACTACCCTGAGTACTGCACTCCTGTTGAGATATTTCGCCCTCAGGGTCTGAGCTGTCGGGGGCGAACAGGCCTGAAAACACGAGAGTTAACATATTTTCTACAGGCCGCCTTATGCTTCGGGACTGGTGTCGCCAACCACTGATAACACCCTCTGCCAGCAGACTGTCTGCCAGAGAACAGGCGTTGTCTATTGTTGAGGCGTCAGGGGTTGAAAGGCTTGTGATAAAGTGAACGTACAGGTCAAACTGATTGCCTTCATTCACGTAATTTACCCCAGATACCCCAGATACCCCAGATACCCCAGATACCCCAGATACCCCGGATACCCCGGAAATTTCCTGAATACTGGAGCGGGCCAGCTCCCCTTCAATCAGTTGCAGTGCAGGCAGCACTGTTCTGGCTAGCTCGACACCAGGGTCGACCCTGTACACACCATTACTATTGGGTTCACGGTCTGTTCCTGCGGACTCGTTCGGATTGTGGAGATACAGAGTACTCATCTCCGGACCGCCCAGAATATTGAATACAAAATGCCCCAGTGTGTCTGCTGCCTCAACGGGCTCTACCGTGTATCTTGGCAGCCCCACCACAGTAAAAGAACCAAACGACAAAAAAGTGGAGTGCTGTTGTAACCAAACCCTATTGAGGTGAACTTCCCTGCCTTCTATAAAAGCATGGGTTTTTATGTAAAAGCTAACTCTTTCACCCGATGTGCTGGTATAGGATATTCTGTAGTAAAACGCATAAAGAGAGCTTGAGATCAAGCAGGGCAGGATAAGCCAGATCAGCCTGTAAATTGCTTTTTTTATTTTTCCTGAGCGCAACATCCGAAATGAGCCCTCGAAAAAAGATGATTAACCAAACCTGCCAAAACAGTGGTTGCCGAAGGTAGTTGAAATTTCCGGCCTATATCAGAATTTCTAATCTGACACCGGCCGGAAAATCGTTTAAAAACCGCGAACTCTATTTCTCAAAACTCTGGCACAGGTTTCAACATTTTCCCTAAGGTGTTTGGGATTAATCGTTCCGATAATCGCCGAAGCAACTGCCGGATGACCAAACACCAGCTCCATGCTTTTCTCAACCGGGTCTTCACCTTCCAGGCAGGCATGCCCACTGGCCAGTGCCTTTTTGACCAGAATGCCTTTGTCGTGTTTTGCGGCATAGTCCAGAACCGGCTTTTCAGCCTGTTCATTAAGGTTATAAGTCACCATGGCCATATCGGACTGCTCCAGTGCCATAATACCGCCGTCTATTGTTTTGGTGGACATTCCGGTGGCACGAATCAGACCCTCTTTCTTCAGGTCTGACAGCACTTCCAGACAACCATACTGCTGAATAATATTGACATCATCGCCACTGGAATGAACCAGTACCATATCAATATAATCGGTCTTCAGTCGTTTAAGGCTGCGCTCAATACTGAAGCGAATGTACTCCGGTGAAAAGTCAAAGCGGGACTCACCCTCAATAAACTCTTCACCCACCTTGCTGCAAATCACCCAGTCCTGACGCTGGCCTTTCAACAGTTTGCCCAGTCTTTCTTCACTGGTGCCGTAGGCTGGTGCCGTATCCAGCAGATTAATGCCCAGGGACCGGGCCAGAGCCAGCAAATCGCTGGCTGCGTGGTCGTCAGGAATCTTAAACCCTCTCGGGTATTTCACCTGCTGGTCACGTCCCAGCTTGACGGTGCCAAAGCCAAGAGGCGACACCGCAATATCAGTACCGGCCACAGGCCGGACTGGTAACAGGGGGTCAGTCAAAATGCTTGCTCCAGAACTGTTCACAGACTTGAGGATGTTTCAGGTTTGCTGGCAGTGCAAATTCCTCATTGCCTGAAGGTTGAATACTGTCTGCACCAAGAAGATGACCGACTTCGTCCGCAAGGTTCGGAGCCAGCGCCAGCTTGGTCGGCCAGGTGACAATGCCATTGCCCATCGGTTGACAGAAGGCGGCATCCGGACGCAGCAACCTGGACTGTTTAGGCTCTGCACGATTAACCCGCAAGGTCGACCACTGGGCGTTATCGAAGTTTACCCAGGGCAGGATATCTGCCAGTTCCCGACGTGCCACACGAATCTGTTCTTCCGGGGTACGCTTTACACCATCTTCAGCAATCTCACCGCCCAGATACCAGACCCACTGGCCGTCTTCTGTCGGATGGCTGGTCACGGTCATCCGTGGCACAGTTTTGATACCCAGGCAGTGGGCATAAAGAGGATCAGGATGAGTGTGCTTCACCATGACCATGTGCAAAGGACGGAGTTGCATTTCAGGTTCGCTGATGCCCCAGCGTCCCATCAGGGTACGTGCACCTTCACCGGCAGTCAGTACAAATTTGCGGGCATGGATTCGATAGGTCACATTGCCCTGAGTATGCTCAATAAAGGCAATTTCACCATTATCCGTCACAAGACGTGAGTCGCCACTGTCAGAGGTCCAGTCAACCTTCAGAGTGCGGGACTCCAGCCCTCTGACCAGACTTTTCACCACCGTCTGAATATCCAGAACAATCTCGTTCAGCTGATAAACCGTGCCACGAAAACTGTCGTTACGGAAAATCGCTGGCAGACTTTCACGCTCTTTGACCTGATTCACACGTCCGCGTAATGCCTTGCTGGCAAAGAAGGAGGTCATGCGTGACGCAATATCACCCGGAGACCACAGATAATGGTATTCAGACAACACTCTGGCATCGCTCAGGTCAACATTCCCCTGTCCGGCCAGGGCATCACGCCAGCGCTGCGGCATACCGGCAATACACTCCGCAGCCTTGGTCAGATTGCCAGACAGTGTGTACTTGGTTCCGCCATGAACAATGCCCTGGGACTTGATCGTCTGTTCGCCCCCCAGGGTTTCATTTTCCAGCAGCAGTGCCTTATAGCCCTGTTTGTTCAGGGTATTAAACAGCCAGAGCCCGGCAATACCGCCACCGATGACCACAACATCTGCGTTAATATCGGTCATGTTGCCTGTTTCTACGGTTTGGTTCATAAGTATGATTAGTTAAGGTTAAGTGCGGCAAGTATAAGTAGTTAGCATCAAGAATTCACGCCCTGAAAGCCCTCAGCAGAGACATTCACACTTGCTTTTGCAGCACCTCTGGTGCATTTTGTGCCTCCCTTGAATATTTACTGATGAAGGTTGTTCTCATGCGAGTTGCTATGCAAGCTACTAAGAAAGCTGCCAGTACATTGAAAGCCCTGCTGTTCCCGTTTTTCACCCTGACATTAATAAGCTTGCCCGCCTTTGCCGAGCTAAACAGCACTCTCAAACTACCCGCCAAAGCAGAGCTGCTTGTGCTTGACGGCAAGGCTGCCAATGACCTTGACCTGGACAGAGACGAGTCCATCAAACTGACTAAAAAGCGCCACCAGGTGGTCTTTGAACTGAAAGAAACCCTCGGCTCTGGTGATAATATGGAACAGTTTACTTCCAGACCTTTTGTGATCAGTTTTCACCCGCTGGACGGTCATCACTATCTGATTGAAGCGCCACGATTGATTAATAAACGACAGGCTGATGCCATCAACCGCGACCCCGCCAGTAAAATCACCGTGGTGGATGAACAACAGAAAGAAGTTCCCTTTGAGATTGCGATCCTGCCTTCCCGTGGTATTCAGATTGGTCGCAACTATGCTGCCGATGTTCGCAAATTTAACCAGAGCGATAACGCAGCAGCCTTGCCGGAACTGGCTGGTGTTCAGATGGATGAGTTTGCCAACGGTTTTGCCAATGCCCGGCAGGATAGCTCGGTTTATTCCGGCGCCAACAACAATACGCCGGATGAAAACATTATGGCTGAACGCATGCTGAAATACTGGTACATGGAAGCTGACAACGCGACTCGCAAAAGCTTTCTGGACTGGGCTGCAAAGCAGAAGTAACCATGCGCCTTGATAAATATTTGTGTGAAAGCACTGAGCTCAGCCGGGCAGAAGCCAAACGGCTGCTGCGTGGTGGAGAAGTCACCTGCAATGGCAAGGTGATCAAAACCGGCAGTTTCAAAGTACCGGAAGGGGCAGAGGTTCGAATTGAAGGCAACCTGTTGTCTTTACGTGGCCTACGCTACATCATGCTGAACAAGCCGGTTGACTTTATCAGCTCTACCGCAGACGACGATTACCCTTCCGTCCTGAACCTGCTGGATATTGATAAAGTCAGCACCCTGCATATTGCCGGTCGACTGGATGTGGATACCACCGGACTGTTGCTGATCACTGACGATGGACAGTGGTCGCATAAACTGATGTCGCCTAAAAAAGTATGCGGTAAACGTTATCGTGTCGAATTAGCGGATCCCATTCAGGACAGTGCCATTGAAGCTTTCGCCAAAGGTGTTGAGTTACGTAACGAAAAAACCGTTACAAAACCGGCAACACTGGAAATACTGTCGCCCACTGAAGTGCTGCTTACCATTACCGAGGGTAAATACCATCAGGTTAAACGGATGTTTGCTGCACTGGGTAACAAGGTAGTAGGGCTGCACCGGGAACAGGTTGGTCAGATAGAGCTGGACAAAAAGCTGGCTCCCGGCGAGTGGCGTTATTTGACTGAAGTTGAAATTGATTCAGTTAAATAGCTAAGGCTCCCGGTGGGAACCGTTATTATGCGCAAGTTATCTGGAAGCAAGGTTATTAACGATCTGGATAAGTAGCTCTTCTATTTTGTCCAGCCGTCGATCTTGCTGTTTAAGGTGCTGATCAACTTTCTTAAATTTGTCTCGTTGCTCATTTAAGATAAGTGCGATAGTACCTTCAACACCAGCAAGTACCTGATCCCAATGAACATGGTTCTCTTCAAGCGCTTTGACTCTAGCTTCAAGACTCATACTGCATACCTTTCTTGTTGCTTATAAATTGTGCGGAAACTGAGCATAGCAGAAATTGAGCCACGTATAGCATGGAAATCAGGCACTCTGGAGAATAGCCCGATAAATCTGTTTGGCAGTCACCATGCGGGTTTTCTCCGGATCTGCACCACGCAGAAGGGCAACCGACGAGCGAGTTTCATGCAGAGCCTGCATTGCTTCCAGCAAAGTAGCATCAGGCTCCAGCCAGGCGACCTGTCTGGCCAGCTCGCTTACCTTTTTATCGTAATGCCCACGAATCAAACTGCTGGTTAAGTGCCGGTAGAGAACGACGCCAGTCGTTTTACCATTATCGACCACCAGATAACGCTTATAAGGCTGGTCCAGAACCCGCTCCTGAACATTACCCAGAGTTGCCTCCGCTTTAAGGCAAACCGTTGGCCCCGTATCTTCCAGAAAACTGCCCAGCGTCGTTCGGTTAGAAGTCAATGCCTGCTCCAGCATCTTGCGTTCACCTCTGGCAATAATGCCAGTCTTGCCGTAGTGGCGAATAATGCCTTTCAACTCATCAAGGGTTGGCTTTCTCTTGTCCTCAATGCCAAACAGCCGTGTCCACACCAGGGTAAAGCGAATAACCGGCCGCAACAGGAAGGCCACAAAGCGGACAAAGGGCGCTGTGTAATCCAGTACCTGATCGGCGACCTGTACGGCATACAGTTTGGGAAGAATCTTTGCGAACACCAGCATGCAATAAGTCAGCAGTACAGTAAAAACTGCCAGACCAAGGTCGTTAAACTCACGGGCGGCAATTGCGCCAATAACAGAGCTTCCGGCAATACTGATTAACGTAATCAGTACCACCATAGACGACAAATGCCTGTCTTTTTGTTGAATGACGTATTTGATATCGTCCCGGTTTTTTGGCTTGTTTTTCGAACTGTTTCTCAGAATGGTCGCCAGTCTCAATTCATCAACATATATAATGGCAGATTCAATCACAGATAAGGCAGCGGTCAGCAAAACAATCAAAGCGGCAACAACTACTACAAGAAGCATCCTTGCTCCTCCTCAGGGTCGGTTCTGGTGAAGTGGTCAGAACTGTTAACTATCGGCTTCTCCCGTATTTTCTTAGCCCTTTATATTTAACATACGTGCAAAACTTCCGTTTGTCCCGGCTTATAACATGGAAAGCTCCTCAAGAATGGTGTAGGAGCCTGAATAAATCCCATTCCATACAGGCCAGCCTGATTCATCTTGAGAGGGCGGATTGTTAATTTTGATATCCATCTCTGGTCGATGTTCATCGCGGGAGCTTTCAGAAACCTCTATTGTTGTCCAGGTTCTTGTTTTCTGCAATTGCGTATGAATACCTCGTGGAAGACCTATTGGAAGACCTATTGGAAGACTAAAGATAAAAGGTAAGTTATTTGAAGTATCTGATGATGTGGAAGCTGCAGAAAAGTACTCAGCCGTGGTTACTACAGCTTTGAAATAATTGGCTAATGGTCCAGGATAAACGGGGAAATAATAAGCGTATAAATAACGACTGCCATTTTCCGTTTCTACATAAAAACGTGTATATTTTGTCAGCTTGACGGCTGCAATATAATTGACTCGTCCTATAGCCGGATCAAGGTTTATGTCAATTGTCTGGTCATCGTGAACATACTGAAAACGGTGGCTATAGCCTTCCAGCCTGGTTAACTGTGCCAAAGCTGCTTCAGATATCACCAGCCATGAAAGCTGGAAAACAATGAATAGTAAGCTTTTGGCTCTTCACTTGTTTGAGTGGGCGATTTTCAACGATTCACTCCGCTTGGATACAAGTCTAATCCTCCGAGATGAAAGTAGATCGCTGTATTGTATCGTTCCCGGCTTCTGTACCCGCAAGCGCGGCTCTTCAGACTTTGGATTTTGCTGTTGATACCTTCCGCACGCCCATTGTTTGCATTGAGAACAATAGCATTCACTATCCCCCACAAATGCTCCTTGACCATTCTGTCAACCTCCTTGATCGGCTCGAGACGACAGCGTTGCGCCCAACTCAACCAGCGCTTCCAGGCTTTGACTGCCCAAGCTCTCGACCTGTAATCCCATAACGACATAGCCATCTCCCGCATAGCCAAGGCTCGGGCGGTTTTCAACGTCGAGTTCCTCAGTGGTTCAAAGGCTTCCCATTTTTCCTCAGACATGTTTTCAGGGTTCGTCAGCCAGTCAAAGCGAGTTCCTTTGAGAAGTTCTACACCCTGTGTCAGTAGAGTTTTATTCTCTTGTATGCGTACCTGATTAACGGCTTTGCCAAGCGACTGTGCAACATGAAATTTGTCGAATGCTATCCGTAGCTCAGCCTCGGGAACATTTTTCCTGACCGACTTGATGTAAGCCTTAGACATGTCCATTGATACACACTCAATCCCGTTTTTCTGCTCTTCAGGCAAGGTATCAAAGTACTCATTGAGGCTGTCACTCTTACTGTCATCGGCAACATGTACCACAACGCCTTCAAGATGATCCGTGATGACAGTGACATATTCATGCCGTTTCTGAAAAGAGGTTACATCGACCGCTATCGCTTCGGTGGCTTTGCCTCCCTGCGCTCCAGTCCACGCTTTACAGCGCGTTGCTGAATACCGTCTATGGCAGTCCAACTAAGCTTCATCTGTTGTGCAACTGCTTGGGTTGTAGCCTCTTTCAACCAGTCAATAACCAGTGCTTCAAACAGCGCAGTATAACGAGAGCCAGCTTCAGCCCATGGAACTCGTGTCGCCAGCACACCATGCTCAGGACACTTGGTACGGGGAACATTGGCAACAAGGATGGTTTGAAACTGGCATGTATCAAGGTGACGCCACTTCTGGACAACGTGATCACAACCTGGGCAGGGTTTGCCACAACGACTACATTTGCAGGACTTTTTGCTATTATGCTCAATGTGAACTTCTACTGACTGTCCTTAACAGAAAGCTCTACATTAGACACTGACCAAGGGCTTTGAATACCCAGTATCTGAGAGTACAGTTGCTTGCCACGCATCTCGGCCCCCTTGCATTGAGTGGTTCTGACTATGCTAAATCACCCACTTAAATTAAGGAAGAACCAAGCTTTTCCTGAACATGCTCCTCTCCTGATATGAATTTTTATTGCCAAAGCAATATAGATCAATATTTATTGATGCAGCAGGTTGAAAAGCTCGCAACGCCCCGATAACAATAGCGAAAATGAAAATGGAGCCTGCTAATGACCCCTCTTGCACTCGAAACAAACCTGATTGAACGGATCGCCCTTGGCGACCTGTTGCGACGGCGATCCCGTGATACTGCCAATAAAACGGCTATGGTTAGCTACAGCGAGCACGGCCGCAGCACAGTGACTTATAAGGAACTGAATCAGCTCAGTAACCAGCTGGTCAGAGGGCTACGAGAACAGGGCATGGTGCAGGGGGATTCATTAGCCTTGCTGGCTACCAACAGTATTGAATTTTTTGCGGTACTGTTTGCCTGCTACAAAGGTGGGTTTATCGCCATACCCATTAATTTTTTACAGGCTGTGACAGACATCCATTACAACCTGTCAAAAGCTAATGTAAAAGCTGTCGTGTGTGAGCCGCGCTTTGCACCATTAACGGTTGACGACTCCTTAACCAACATTAGTATCCGGGTATCCATTGGTGACAGTGAAGGTCTGACACTGGCTCAGCTGGCAGCCGGTCAGGACAGTCATGATATCGACGATATTATCATTCATGACCGTGACACAGCTCATATTATCTTTTCAAGCGGCACTACCTCAAAACCAAAGGGAGTAGAAACCTCGCACCTGTCAATGTACATGGCCAGTTTGAGTAACCCGCTCAGCTTTGGTTTCAATAAATACGACAGCCAACTGGCTGTTTTACCCACCTTCCATTGCGCATCACTTTCTATATGCATAATGACACTGCAACTGGGTGGCAAGCTGGTTCTGTTACCACAGTTTGAACCACTGAACGTCGCCCGGGTTTTAGAAGCTGAACAGATACAAAGTACAGCGCTATTACCCGTTATGTGGCAGGCGCTGCTGGCATTACCCAACCTGAAACAGTTTGATTTCAGCCAGCTCACCACAGGGCTGTATGGTATGGCTCCCATGCCAGCGTCCAGTAGGCGACAGCTGAAAGCCGCATTTAAAAACTGTCGATTCCATCTGGTCAGCGGTCAGTCTGAGTTCACGCCATTCTCCTGTACCTTTTATGATGACAGTGATACTGAGTTTGATGACGCGAATTATTGGGGTGTTCCATCCATGATTACCGACCAGGCGATTCTGGATGAACAGGGTAACGAGTTACCACCCGGTCAGCAGGGAGAAATATGCTGGCGTGGTCCACTGGTCATGAACCGGTATCTGGACGATGTAGACGCGTCACGAAAAATCCGTGAGCATGGCTGGCATCATACTGGCGATCTTGGCTTTATAGACAACTGTGGTCAGCTGGTTTTTGTTGACCGGAAGAAAGACATGATTAAATCCGGTGGTGAAAATGTAGCGTCAGTAAAGGTTGAGCAGGTTCTGCTTTCGGCACCCAGTGTCGTTCAGGTGGCCGTTTTTGGCGTCCCTCACGCACGCTGGAGCGAAGCGGTGTGTGCTGCTGTGCAAATCGCCCCCGGCCAGCCTTTTAATGAAGCCGATATAATCCAATATTGCAAAGCCCGGTTAGCCGGATTTGAAGTACCCAAACGAATAGTGTCTGTCGAAACCTTCCCTGTCACGGCAACCGGTAAGATTCAGAAAAGCACGTTAAAGTCGCAGTACGAAGCGTTGTTTGATGAGTAAGTTAAGGCTTATAAACCGGGAAATGCCTTGTCTCTGGAAGCGTTAGGGGCAAACCGTCCCCTTAATACCAAAAGGGGGGCGGTTTGACGGGTCCTGAATTCAAGTAATAAGTGCAAAACCCTGAAAGGCATAAAGGTGCAACGACGGGAGCATAGCAAGCTATGTGACCAGAGTTGCAACGCAGGAACAGACCGAGAGCGCCTGAGCAATAAGTCAGAAAATATGACTTCATAGGGTTGAGGCTTTATTCAAGGTTTAATGAAAAACTAATGTGTCCTGAATTCGTATCATAAGTGCATAACCTCTGTAACCAGAGGATTGTTTCAGAACCTTTGAAGTGAATCAGAACTCAGGGGTATTCTGTAAAGCAACCAAACCATACAGAGGAAGCCAAGGATGGCCTATACACACCTGAGCTCTGAAGAGAGATATTATATCGAAACTGAACTCAAAAATGGGACTTCACAAAACAAAATTGCTAAAAAGCTTGGCCGTTCACAGCCTACCGTGTCGCGAGAAGTAAACCGCAATAAAGGGCAAAGAGGGTACAGGCACCAACAGGCTAATCGCACAGCTCGGCAGCGGCACAAAGATAAGCCAAAAGCTATTAAGCTGACAGACGACATTAAACAACGTATTTCAAACGATATCCGTTCAGATTGGAGTCCTGAACAAGTGGCTGGAAGGCTTGAAAAGGACGGTGTAATCAAGCTGCATCATGAGACGATTTATCAATTTGTAGCGGATGATAAACGGCGCGGAGGCTCGCTCTATAAGCACTTGAGGCACCAGAAAAAAACTTATCGAAAGCGATACGGTTCAGCTCATAACCGAACCGGTATACCAAATCGGGTTGGCATTGAAGAACGCCCCGAAGTGGTCAACAACAGAGAGCGAGTTGGTGACTGGGAAGCTGATACTGTAATAGGTAAAAATCATAAAGGAGCCATCGCTACATTAGATGAACGAAAAACCAAGCTTCGCCTTGCTGTCCCTCTACCAGGCAAGAAGGCAAAAGCGGTTAAACAGGGAATAATTGACGTACTCAAGCCTCTGAAAAGGTTTGTAAAGACAATAACATACGACAATGGAAAGGAGTTTGTTCAGCATGAATCAATTGCCAAAGCTTTAAAATGTGACAGCTACTTTGCTGCCCCCTACCATTCTTGGGAAAGAGGCCAGAATGAGAATGCTAATGGTTTGCTAAGGCAGTATTTCCCCAAGTCGATGGAGCTTAATGGCGTGACAGAAAAAGATGTCATCATTGCAGTGGATAAGCTGAACAACAGGCCAAGAAAGTGCCTGGGCTACAAGACTCCTTATGAGGCATTTAAAGAGTCAACTGGAATAGATGCAAGAAAAGTCATGGGTTATGCACTTATGACTTGAATTCAGGTGTTTTACTTTCCATCATAGTTCTATCTTTGTCGAGTTCAGCCTGTAACTTTTCGAACTCTGCCATTAGCCTATTTTGTATTTTCTTCCATTCCCTATGCTTCTTAATTTTTTTGATTTCCTTACTATCACCCTGGAAAGCTTCATTGAGAATGTCATTAATAAAAATATTTTTAACTTTATTTATATTTATATTTACTTCTCCTGCTGGCAAATGGCTTTTAACATTTTCCAAACGGTTTCGAGTTGCATGTACCAATAAAGATATCAACAACGCCTTACCCCCTTCACTCAGACCATGACCTTCAGGCAAGTCAACCTTACTGTGATCCGTCTCACTGAATAGCGGGTTTTTTATTTTTAAAATAGCGGGCTTTTCATTGGATAAAAGACCGGGAGTGACAAGTCTGATGACAACGCCTTCAGCATTTTCCTGGGCACCCGGTCTTCTCTCTACACCTTCATTAAGGAGGTTACTTTTAAAAACCGGAGAAACTTCCAGAGCATCTTCAAATGAATCTACCACACTGACCGTCGGTACGGTGAGGATATTAAACCCGGAAGCCCAATTTATAAATTTAAAATAATCTATTTCTTTATCATCAACAGAAATTTCAAAAGCAACAAACCGTAGCTCTTGACCATAGTCAATATTTTTTTTCGTTATGCTCCCTCCGAAAAGTTCCCCTCTAATGGTTAGTGTTTGCCCTTCACTACAATGTTCTTCAAACATTTTCAGAATTTTCTTCTTGATTTCTTCAAGAACCTCACCAGAGTGGTAAAATTGACTGGTATCATCAATATTGCGAGAGCGACTCATGAGTTGCACTTTGTTTCCATCCGTGACTACAGCACAATGGGCTCCATCAACTTTTTCAGATACAACCCAGCGTTGATCTATTTCTGGATTGTCTTTTAAAAAGCTTCGTATAAGCTCTACCGTTTTTTTGTTATCTCTATTTTTTATTTCGGGATATGCTACAAACCTTATCTCAGAAGTAGAAGCTGATGCCTCCGGCTCCTCCGGCTGATTCATAGGTGTTGACACAGCAGCATAGCCAGACGTCGATGGGCTGATCATAGCACTGGCTGTGCTGTGATCACTTGCTGGTGTTGATCTGGTAACAGCTTGCTGTCGGTTCCGGTCAACCTGTTTTTTTTCATTAT is from Endozoicomonas gorgoniicola and encodes:
- a CDS encoding CNNM domain-containing protein; this encodes MLLVVVVAALIVLLTAALSVIESAIIYVDELRLATILRNSSKNKPKNRDDIKYVIQQKDRHLSSMVVLITLISIAGSSVIGAIAAREFNDLGLAVFTVLLTYCMLVFAKILPKLYAVQVADQVLDYTAPFVRFVAFLLRPVIRFTLVWTRLFGIEDKRKPTLDELKGIIRHYGKTGIIARGERKMLEQALTSNRTTLGSFLEDTGPTVCLKAEATLGNVQERVLDQPYKRYLVVDNGKTTGVVLYRHLTSSLIRGHYDKKVSELARQVAWLEPDATLLEAMQALHETRSSVALLRGADPEKTRMVTAKQIYRAILQSA
- a CDS encoding ISL3 family transposase, translating into MDCHRRYSATRCKAWTGAQGGKATEAIAVDVTSFQKRHEYVTVITDHLEGVVVHVADDSKSDSLNEYFDTLPEEQKNGIECVSMDMSKAYIKSVRKNVPEAELRIAFDKFHVAQSLGKAVNQVRIQENKTLLTQGVELLKGTRFDWLTNPENMSEEKWEAFEPLRNSTLKTARALAMREMAMSLWDYRSRAWAVKAWKRWLSWAQRCRLEPIKEVDRMVKEHLWGIVNAIVLNANNGRAEGINSKIQSLKSRACGYRSRERYNTAIYFHLGGLDLYPSGVNR
- a CDS encoding helix-turn-helix domain-containing protein — encoded protein: MEHNSKKSCKCSRCGKPCPGCDHVVQKWRHLDTCQFQTILVANVPRTKCPEHGVLATRVPWAEAGSRYTALFEALVIDWLKEATTQAVAQQMKLSWTAIDGIQQRAVKRGLERREAKPPKR
- a CDS encoding class I adenylate-forming enzyme family protein — encoded protein: MTPLALETNLIERIALGDLLRRRSRDTANKTAMVSYSEHGRSTVTYKELNQLSNQLVRGLREQGMVQGDSLALLATNSIEFFAVLFACYKGGFIAIPINFLQAVTDIHYNLSKANVKAVVCEPRFAPLTVDDSLTNISIRVSIGDSEGLTLAQLAAGQDSHDIDDIIIHDRDTAHIIFSSGTTSKPKGVETSHLSMYMASLSNPLSFGFNKYDSQLAVLPTFHCASLSICIMTLQLGGKLVLLPQFEPLNVARVLEAEQIQSTALLPVMWQALLALPNLKQFDFSQLTTGLYGMAPMPASSRRQLKAAFKNCRFHLVSGQSEFTPFSCTFYDDSDTEFDDANYWGVPSMITDQAILDEQGNELPPGQQGEICWRGPLVMNRYLDDVDASRKIREHGWHHTGDLGFIDNCGQLVFVDRKKDMIKSGGENVASVKVEQVLLSAPSVVQVAVFGVPHARWSEAVCAAVQIAPGQPFNEADIIQYCKARLAGFEVPKRIVSVETFPVTATGKIQKSTLKSQYEALFDE
- a CDS encoding IS30 family transposase; amino-acid sequence: MAYTHLSSEERYYIETELKNGTSQNKIAKKLGRSQPTVSREVNRNKGQRGYRHQQANRTARQRHKDKPKAIKLTDDIKQRISNDIRSDWSPEQVAGRLEKDGVIKLHHETIYQFVADDKRRGGSLYKHLRHQKKTYRKRYGSAHNRTGIPNRVGIEERPEVVNNRERVGDWEADTVIGKNHKGAIATLDERKTKLRLAVPLPGKKAKAVKQGIIDVLKPLKRFVKTITYDNGKEFVQHESIAKALKCDSYFAAPYHSWERGQNENANGLLRQYFPKSMELNGVTEKDVIIAVDKLNNRPRKCLGYKTPYEAFKESTGIDARKVMGYALMT